The Bradyrhizobium sp. WBAH42 genome includes a window with the following:
- a CDS encoding DUF2336 domain-containing protein yields MNGAKSLLQDLDDAIARGTDESRARALWHATDILITGRYSDDEISMFGEVIGRLADEIEVAARAQLSEVMSACDHAPLNVIEKLALDDEIAVAGPVLRDSNRIDEKMLVESAMTKGQAHLLAISQRQSIGEAVTDVLVKRGNQEVVTSVAKNEGARFSGSGLLHMVRRAEGDSILAEQLGLRKDVPRHIFQQLIAKASEDVRRRLEVERPEMMSQIQSSVTEVTGDLQSKFGPSSRSYFVAKRVVTTQYRQGNLNQDSISNYARQHRFDEVQIGLSLLSALPVDVIERALMDRNREMILVLCKALDFSWDTTMSLLFLGAKDHLITARELQDNEREYGRLKIETSRSILKFYQSRKTGAGADAGRQPELQVH; encoded by the coding sequence ATGAACGGGGCGAAATCGCTTCTGCAGGATCTGGACGACGCGATCGCGCGCGGCACCGACGAAAGCCGGGCGCGCGCATTGTGGCATGCGACCGACATCCTGATCACGGGCCGCTACAGCGACGACGAGATCAGCATGTTCGGCGAGGTGATCGGCCGGCTCGCCGACGAGATCGAGGTGGCTGCGCGCGCGCAGCTCTCCGAAGTGATGTCGGCCTGCGATCACGCCCCGCTCAACGTCATCGAAAAGCTCGCCCTCGACGACGAGATCGCGGTCGCCGGTCCCGTGCTGCGCGATTCCAATCGCATCGACGAGAAGATGCTGGTCGAGAGCGCCATGACCAAGGGCCAGGCGCATCTGCTGGCGATCTCCCAGCGCCAGTCGATCGGCGAAGCCGTGACCGACGTGCTGGTCAAGCGCGGCAACCAGGAGGTCGTGACCTCGGTCGCCAAGAACGAGGGCGCGCGCTTCTCCGGCTCGGGCCTGCTGCACATGGTCCGCCGTGCCGAGGGCGATTCGATCCTTGCCGAGCAGCTCGGCCTGCGCAAGGACGTGCCGCGCCACATCTTCCAACAGCTGATCGCGAAGGCCTCCGAAGACGTCCGCCGCCGCCTCGAGGTCGAGCGGCCCGAGATGATGTCGCAGATCCAGAGCTCGGTGACCGAGGTCACCGGCGATCTCCAGTCCAAGTTCGGCCCGTCCTCGCGCAGCTATTTCGTCGCCAAGCGCGTGGTCACGACGCAGTATCGTCAGGGCAATCTCAACCAGGATTCGATCTCGAACTATGCCCGCCAGCACCGCTTCGACGAGGTGCAGATCGGCCTGTCGCTGCTGTCGGCGCTGCCGGTCGACGTGATCGAGCGCGCCTTGATGGACCGCAACCGCGAGATGATCCTGGTGCTGTGCAAGGCCCTCGACTTCTCCTGGGACACGACGATGTCGCTGCTGTTCCTCGGCGCCAAGGATCATCTGATCACGGCGCGCGAGCTCCAGGACAACGAGCGCGAGTACGGCCGGCTCAAGATCGAGACCTCGCGCAGCATTCTGAAGTTCTATCAGTCGCGCAAGACCGGCGCGGGTGCCGATGCGGGCCGTCAGCCCGAGCTTCAGGTTCACTGA
- a CDS encoding AsmA-like C-terminal region-containing protein, with translation MQTTLLGLAIAFIIALLAALIGPYYIDWNQFRPQFEAEAGKIIGVPVRVAGELDARLLPAPTLRLRAVTFGGNNDLGRLRADKLDVEFSLGSLMRGEWRATELTVGGMAVDLGLDARGRVDLPSTASGTFNLASLAIERLNLTGRLALHDAASRSTLELNDIAFSGDVRSLAGSVRGDGSFSARGVRYPFRVSSGPSADGSATRLHLNIDPGERAILADLEGVLAFDNRQPKFEGALTLAVPAVKKAGEAGPTPWKLATRLKADPAGAKFEQIDASFGAEDTALKLGGVGDIRFGASPLLRAVLSARQVDADRLTARDDADPQRVLPALRAGLAAIPQVPIPAQIEFNADQIMLGGRPLQNIAAELATDGRSWTFRRLELRAPGMTQLSLNGAAPGADSFSGRLSVESSDPDTLVGWLQGRSEINRRSTRPLRLSGDVTIAANHLAIDRLKADIDGGAVEGRIAFVQTGPSKGSRIDADLRADRLDLDAAASFVRALAGPQGEWPEEAKLALDIGRAISAGQELRPFAARLAYSPASLSLEQLRFGQAGGVTTEASGSFDRAKATGKLALKSSANSLRELTALIEPFAPAMRARLDALPSLPGATRLKLDLSLDKNAEQADRSNARVVLDLDAPQLKTTATLAAQTPAAAIGGIDLERLRNSDFTLEAKVAAPQAGTLLALFGLDRIVAPGEGATQFEGRLSGTWRRPLQLNAKLSGGGLDADAQGSIELSEPKPSEPKSFESKSFEPKLFDPKASVNLRVRNANLAPLLGTSPADKSAQNVSLSSRLTLSGNRLTFGDLDGNAAGSHLRGHVAVTLDQDKTVDGEVGLDALDLVPALAVAVGAAGHESGDPLSAGLVSGWRGRIAFQALRGTLPGGIELRPFGGVIRSDGQSFALDALKGGVGGGEMSASLDARNGAAGLALNARIELSNVDASALRYRDLALPKGRASVQMALTSQGRSVVALTGALAGNGTVTLESAEIAGLNPRAFEIAIRASDGGQVNDDNRLRQLVEPALSAGRIAVPSAQIPFTIRDGRLRVGATPLEAKNARAIVSGGYDIPADQADIRASLTPIMTGLSGAPPEIQLFAAGPPDRLSRTIDLAPLSSWLAVRTIDRETRRLDAIERGEPPPATAALPTLVSPEIAPEQAPANVPLPGQDPRRAPAKPKVAPTPKAPQAAPAAPSPPLASQQLAPLPPPIDVKPAPGPPPAKPRPKPPLVLTPQNP, from the coding sequence GTGCAGACGACGCTGCTCGGATTGGCGATTGCCTTCATTATTGCGCTGCTGGCCGCGCTGATCGGGCCTTACTACATCGACTGGAACCAGTTCAGGCCCCAGTTCGAGGCGGAGGCCGGCAAGATCATCGGCGTGCCGGTGCGGGTGGCGGGCGAGCTCGACGCACGGCTGCTGCCGGCGCCGACGCTGCGGCTGCGCGCCGTCACCTTCGGCGGCAACAACGATCTCGGCCGCCTGCGCGCCGACAAGCTCGACGTCGAGTTCAGCCTCGGCTCCTTGATGCGCGGCGAATGGCGCGCCACCGAGCTCACGGTCGGCGGCATGGCAGTCGATCTCGGCCTGGACGCGCGCGGGCGGGTCGATCTGCCGTCGACCGCGAGCGGCACCTTCAACCTGGCGTCCCTCGCCATCGAGCGGCTGAACCTCACCGGCCGCCTCGCTCTTCACGACGCCGCCAGCCGCTCGACGCTGGAATTGAACGACATCGCCTTCTCCGGCGACGTGCGCTCGCTCGCAGGGTCGGTGCGGGGCGACGGCAGCTTCAGCGCGCGCGGCGTGCGCTACCCGTTCCGAGTCTCCTCCGGCCCCAGCGCCGACGGCAGCGCGACCCGTCTCCACCTCAACATCGATCCCGGCGAGCGCGCCATCCTCGCCGATCTCGAAGGCGTGCTCGCCTTCGACAATCGCCAGCCGAAATTCGAGGGCGCGCTGACGCTCGCCGTGCCCGCGGTTAAGAAGGCGGGCGAGGCGGGGCCGACACCCTGGAAGCTCGCGACCAGGCTCAAGGCCGATCCGGCCGGCGCGAAATTCGAGCAGATCGATGCGAGCTTCGGCGCGGAGGACACCGCGCTGAAGCTCGGCGGCGTCGGCGATATCAGGTTTGGCGCCTCGCCCTTGCTGCGCGCGGTGCTGTCGGCGCGGCAGGTCGATGCCGACAGGCTGACCGCCAGGGACGATGCCGATCCGCAGCGCGTCCTGCCGGCACTGCGCGCAGGGCTGGCGGCGATCCCGCAGGTGCCGATCCCGGCGCAGATCGAGTTCAATGCCGATCAGATCATGCTCGGTGGCCGTCCGCTGCAGAACATCGCGGCCGAGCTTGCGACCGACGGCCGGTCCTGGACCTTTCGGCGGCTCGAGCTGCGCGCGCCCGGCATGACGCAGCTCTCGCTCAATGGCGCGGCTCCCGGCGCCGACAGTTTCAGCGGCCGGCTCAGCGTCGAGTCCTCGGATCCCGACACTCTGGTAGGCTGGTTGCAGGGCCGCAGCGAGATCAACCGCCGCAGCACGCGGCCGCTGCGCCTTTCCGGCGACGTCACCATCGCCGCCAATCATCTCGCCATCGACAGGCTGAAGGCCGACATCGACGGCGGCGCCGTCGAAGGCCGCATCGCCTTCGTGCAAACAGGCCCAAGCAAGGGCTCGCGGATCGATGCGGACCTCAGGGCCGATCGGCTCGACCTCGATGCCGCCGCGAGCTTCGTGCGCGCGCTGGCGGGGCCGCAAGGCGAATGGCCGGAGGAGGCAAAGCTCGCGCTCGATATCGGCCGCGCCATCTCGGCCGGCCAGGAGCTGCGGCCGTTCGCAGCCAGGCTCGCCTACAGCCCGGCGTCGCTGTCGCTGGAGCAGCTGCGTTTCGGCCAGGCCGGCGGCGTGACCACGGAGGCCAGCGGCAGCTTCGACCGCGCCAAGGCCACCGGCAAGCTCGCGCTGAAATCCTCGGCCAATTCGCTGCGCGAGCTCACCGCGCTGATCGAGCCGTTCGCGCCCGCGATGCGCGCGCGCCTCGATGCGCTCCCGTCTTTGCCCGGCGCAACCCGTCTCAAGCTCGATCTCAGCCTCGACAAGAACGCCGAGCAGGCCGATCGCAGCAATGCCCGCGTCGTGCTCGACCTCGACGCACCGCAGCTCAAGACCACGGCGACGCTGGCCGCGCAGACCCCGGCGGCCGCCATCGGCGGCATCGACCTCGAACGCCTGCGCAACAGCGACTTCACGCTGGAGGCGAAAGTCGCGGCGCCGCAGGCCGGCACCCTATTGGCACTGTTCGGGCTCGACCGCATCGTGGCCCCGGGCGAGGGCGCCACGCAATTCGAAGGCCGCTTGAGCGGGACCTGGCGCCGTCCCTTGCAATTGAACGCAAAGCTCAGCGGCGGCGGGCTCGATGCGGACGCGCAAGGCAGCATCGAATTGTCCGAGCCCAAACCGTCCGAGCCCAAATCATTCGAATCCAAATCGTTCGAGCCCAAATTGTTCGATCCCAAGGCGAGCGTGAACCTGCGCGTGCGCAACGCCAATCTGGCGCCGCTGCTCGGGACCAGCCCGGCCGACAAGTCGGCGCAGAATGTCAGCCTGTCCTCCCGCCTCACGCTCTCCGGCAATCGCCTGACCTTCGGCGATCTCGACGGCAATGCCGCGGGCTCGCATCTGCGCGGCCATGTTGCGGTGACGCTCGATCAGGACAAGACCGTCGACGGCGAGGTCGGGCTCGACGCGCTCGATCTGGTGCCGGCGCTCGCCGTCGCGGTCGGCGCGGCCGGTCATGAGTCCGGCGACCCGCTCAGCGCCGGACTAGTCAGCGGCTGGCGCGGCCGCATCGCCTTCCAGGCCTTGCGCGGAACGTTGCCCGGCGGCATCGAGCTGCGCCCCTTCGGCGGCGTGATCCGGAGCGACGGCCAGTCGTTCGCACTCGATGCGCTCAAGGGCGGCGTCGGCGGCGGCGAAATGTCAGCAAGCCTCGACGCGCGCAATGGCGCGGCTGGTCTTGCGCTGAACGCGCGCATCGAGCTCAGCAATGTCGATGCGTCGGCGCTGCGCTATCGCGACCTCGCGCTGCCCAAGGGGCGCGCCTCGGTGCAGATGGCGCTGACCAGCCAGGGCCGCAGCGTCGTGGCCCTCACCGGTGCGCTCGCCGGCAACGGCACGGTGACGCTCGAATCCGCCGAGATCGCCGGCCTCAATCCGCGTGCGTTCGAGATCGCCATCCGCGCCAGCGACGGCGGTCAGGTCAACGACGACAACCGGCTGCGGCAGCTCGTCGAGCCCGCGCTGTCGGCGGGGCGCATTGCGGTGCCCTCGGCGCAGATTCCGTTCACGATCCGCGACGGCCGTCTGCGGGTCGGCGCAACGCCGCTGGAAGCGAAGAATGCCCGCGCCATCGTCTCCGGCGGCTACGACATTCCCGCTGATCAGGCCGACATTCGCGCCAGCCTGACGCCGATCATGACCGGGCTCTCCGGCGCTCCGCCGGAGATCCAGCTGTTCGCGGCAGGCCCGCCCGACAGGCTGAGCCGCACCATCGACCTCGCGCCGCTGTCGTCGTGGCTTGCTGTGCGCACGATCGATCGTGAGACGCGGCGGCTCGACGCCATCGAGCGCGGCGAGCCGCCGCCGGCCACCGCTGCGCTGCCGACACTGGTGTCTCCGGAGATAGCGCCCGAGCAGGCGCCGGCCAATGTGCCGTTGCCGGGCCAGGATCCGCGCCGCGCGCCGGCAAAGCCCAAGGTGGCGCCGACCCCGAAGGCTCCGCAGGCGGCGCCCGCCGCGCCGAGCCCGCCGCTTGCCAGCCAGCAACTCGCACCGCTCCCGCCGCCGATCGACGTAAAGCCGGCCCCGGGCCCGCCGCCCGCCAAGCCCAGGCCGAAGCCGCCGCTGGTGCTGACCCCGCAAAATCCTTGA
- a CDS encoding cytochrome P450 produces MNEQVQPAGGPLFNPLSPDFIRDPYPHYERLRTLDPIHLTPFGQYVASRHAEVSVVLRDKRFGKDFVERSRRRYSDRIMDEPVFRNLGHTMLQADPPDHTRLRGLVVKAFTARRVEDMRPRIQEIVDHAIDAVIERGQMDLIGDFAFRLPVTIICDMLGIPEEHREAFHKGSSDGVRILDPVPMTPDEIKQGNARNLMAQMYFQQLFELRRRNPGDDLTTQLVLAEEDGNKLTNEELTANIMLLFVAGHETTVNLIGNGLLALHRNPDQLALLKARPELMTNAIEEFLRYDSSVQMTGRVTLEEIEDLGGVKIPKGETVLCLLGSANRDPAIYPDRPDRLDVTRANVKPLSFGGGIHFCLGAQLARIEAEIAIATLLRRLPDLRIDDVETPEWRPTFVLRGLKRLPASW; encoded by the coding sequence ATGAACGAGCAAGTGCAACCCGCTGGCGGACCGCTGTTCAACCCGCTCTCGCCGGATTTCATCCGCGATCCCTATCCGCACTATGAACGGCTGCGCACGCTCGATCCGATCCACCTGACGCCGTTCGGCCAGTACGTCGCCAGCCGCCACGCCGAGGTCAGTGTCGTGCTGCGTGACAAGCGCTTCGGCAAGGATTTCGTCGAGCGCTCCAGGCGCCGCTACAGCGACAGGATCATGGACGAGCCGGTCTTTCGGAATTTGGGCCACACGATGCTGCAGGCCGACCCGCCGGATCACACCCGTTTGCGCGGGCTCGTGGTCAAGGCCTTCACCGCGCGACGCGTGGAGGACATGCGGCCGCGAATCCAGGAGATCGTTGATCATGCCATCGATGCCGTGATCGAGCGCGGTCAGATGGACCTGATCGGGGACTTCGCGTTCCGTCTGCCGGTCACGATCATCTGCGATATGCTTGGTATCCCGGAAGAGCACCGCGAGGCGTTCCACAAGGGGTCGAGCGATGGCGTGCGCATCTTGGATCCTGTCCCCATGACGCCGGACGAGATCAAGCAGGGCAACGCACGCAACCTGATGGCGCAGATGTACTTCCAGCAGTTGTTCGAACTGCGTCGCCGCAATCCGGGAGACGACCTCACGACCCAGCTCGTGCTGGCCGAGGAGGACGGCAACAAGCTCACCAACGAGGAATTGACTGCGAATATCATGTTGCTGTTCGTGGCCGGCCACGAGACCACGGTCAACCTGATCGGCAATGGCCTGCTCGCGCTCCACCGCAACCCGGATCAGCTTGCGCTCCTGAAAGCGCGGCCCGAGCTGATGACGAACGCGATCGAGGAGTTCCTGCGCTATGATTCCTCGGTGCAGATGACCGGCCGCGTCACGCTGGAGGAGATCGAGGACCTCGGCGGCGTGAAGATCCCCAAGGGTGAGACCGTGCTCTGCCTGCTCGGCTCGGCCAACCGCGATCCCGCGATCTACCCGGATCGGCCTGACCGGCTGGACGTCACCCGGGCAAACGTCAAGCCACTGTCGTTCGGCGGCGGCATCCATTTCTGCCTGGGGGCCCAATTGGCGCGCATCGAGGCCGAGATCGCCATTGCCACGCTGCTCCGGCGGCTGCCGGATTTGCGCATCGACGATGTCGAGACCCCGGAATGGCGGCCGACCTTCGTGCTGCGCGGGCTGAAGCGGCTGCCGGCGAGCTGGTGA
- a CDS encoding TetR/AcrR family transcriptional regulator yields the protein MSRVRTRPTRDDTRDRLFEAAARVFEEDGIGGASIEAIAAAAGFTRGAFYSNFASKDELIIAMLEDHVAQSIRRNMDILAQHDNLDDFIAALKTMDRSRQDPLGRSPLLHMEMILFVARAEKRRPELAKRLRARRKLVADIIEATLKSDGRNHNLEPPWMAAIVLALEDGFRLHRLIDPETTPADSFLRALTDLRSRTGLASV from the coding sequence ATGTCAAGGGTGAGAACCAGGCCGACCAGAGACGACACGCGCGACAGGCTGTTCGAGGCGGCGGCGCGCGTGTTCGAGGAGGACGGCATCGGCGGCGCCAGCATCGAGGCGATCGCGGCGGCGGCGGGCTTCACCCGCGGCGCGTTCTATTCGAACTTTGCGAGCAAGGACGAATTGATCATCGCCATGCTCGAGGACCATGTCGCGCAGTCGATCCGGCGCAACATGGACATCCTGGCGCAGCACGACAATCTCGACGATTTCATCGCGGCGCTGAAGACGATGGACCGCAGCCGGCAGGATCCGCTCGGCCGCTCGCCCCTGCTCCACATGGAGATGATCCTGTTCGTCGCGCGCGCCGAGAAGCGCCGGCCGGAACTTGCCAAACGCCTGCGCGCGCGGCGCAAGCTGGTCGCCGACATCATCGAAGCGACGCTGAAGAGCGACGGACGCAACCACAATCTGGAACCGCCCTGGATGGCCGCGATCGTGCTCGCGCTGGAAGACGGCTTTCGCCTGCACCGCCTGATCGATCCCGAGACGACACCGGCCGACAGTTTCCTGCGCGCGCTCACGGATCTCAGGAGCAGGACGGGATTGGCTTCAGTCTAG
- a CDS encoding AraC family transcriptional regulator, with protein sequence MAHGALAQKLERFLHLKDAPPTLVTRSLRSAELAVTETRDDHPVTRLSESLPAEDAYLVSVKLRDFADCECWERGRCVVKNDIRAGATYLYDLKRDPRYVIDKPFHSLFFHLPRSALDDMARQSGAGPIGELAYQPGIGHDDPTIRHLGASLLAALRRPDEANQLFVDHMMLALTAHVVATYSGLRRAEPVRGGLAPWQVKRACERLESDLRGKLSLEQIAAEFDLSVSHFSRAFRVSTGLPPHQWLLRQRVDTAKQLMTVRDLSLAEIAVSAGFANQSHFTRVFSSLVGISPGTWRRERAATALDARDSGAAASPAAGIR encoded by the coding sequence ATGGCACACGGCGCCCTCGCGCAGAAGCTCGAACGATTCCTGCATTTGAAGGATGCGCCGCCGACGCTGGTCACGCGTTCGCTGCGCAGCGCCGAGCTCGCGGTCACCGAAACCCGGGACGACCATCCCGTGACGCGGCTTTCCGAATCGTTGCCTGCGGAAGACGCCTATCTCGTCAGCGTCAAGCTCCGCGATTTCGCCGATTGCGAGTGCTGGGAGCGCGGCCGATGCGTGGTCAAGAACGACATCCGCGCCGGCGCCACTTATCTGTACGACCTGAAGCGCGACCCGCGTTACGTCATCGACAAGCCCTTCCATTCCCTGTTCTTCCATCTGCCCCGTTCGGCGTTGGACGACATGGCGAGGCAGAGCGGCGCGGGGCCGATCGGTGAGCTCGCCTATCAGCCCGGCATCGGCCACGACGATCCGACCATTCGCCATCTCGGCGCGTCGCTCCTGGCGGCGTTGCGGCGGCCTGACGAGGCCAACCAGCTCTTCGTCGACCACATGATGCTCGCGCTCACGGCCCATGTCGTGGCGACCTATAGCGGGTTGCGGCGCGCCGAGCCGGTGCGCGGCGGCCTTGCTCCGTGGCAGGTGAAGCGGGCTTGCGAAAGGCTGGAGTCAGATCTCCGCGGCAAGCTCTCGCTGGAGCAGATTGCCGCCGAGTTCGATCTCTCCGTCAGCCATTTTTCGCGCGCCTTTCGCGTCTCCACCGGCCTGCCGCCGCACCAATGGCTGCTGCGCCAGCGCGTGGACACGGCCAAGCAGTTGATGACGGTACGCGACCTGTCGCTGGCGGAGATCGCGGTATCGGCCGGCTTCGCCAATCAGAGCCACTTCACCCGCGTGTTCTCTTCGCTCGTCGGCATCAGCCCGGGAACGTGGCGCCGTGAACGAGCGGCAACCGCTCTCGATGCCAGAGACAGCGGCGCGGCTGCGTCGCCCGCTGCAGGCATCCGCTAG
- a CDS encoding DUF1488 domain-containing protein, with the protein MTLTSGRFIGHEYDRMIVRFSMHDGAREIPCAISTSAMDDLEQGPQVRPEQREAQFARLRDRIEACAASKYRATEFEGTPPGIVLRGIDFRR; encoded by the coding sequence ATGACCCTGACCAGCGGCCGCTTCATCGGCCATGAATACGACCGGATGATCGTACGGTTCTCGATGCATGACGGCGCCCGGGAGATTCCTTGCGCGATCTCGACCTCGGCGATGGACGATCTCGAGCAGGGCCCGCAAGTCAGGCCCGAGCAACGGGAAGCCCAATTCGCCCGTCTACGGGATCGCATCGAAGCATGCGCCGCGAGCAAGTATCGCGCCACAGAATTCGAAGGCACCCCGCCGGGCATCGTGCTGCGAGGCATCGATTTCAGGCGATAG